The genomic region AGCGTCTGtttttttgttgttgttggcGTTAGACAACACTAAccagaaaaagagaaacaCAAAATAACCCACTTTCGTATTTTTCACCCTCAAAGTAGATCCTCTCTCCCGGTTGACTTCCCTCTGGAGGAAGGACAAACTGCACGCCACCTTCCTCCTTACCATCTTTGGAGCTCGCACAGAGAAGCATGGCGAAACTCTTGACACCCCTCATAGTCACGGGCTTGAGGTTGCAAATCACTACAACGGTCGCACCGCGGATCTCATCCTCGGACATGTACTTGACGAGACCAGAGCAGACTGTTCGGGGCTCGGGCTCTCCGACATCAATGGTCTCGACATAAAGAGAGTCGGCATCAGGGTGTCGCTTAACTAGTGTTTGCCGGAGGTTAGTTTATAAGTGACTCAACAAcggaaaaaaagagaaaagaaggaatgCTTACCATCAAGGACCTTGCCGACTCGCATGTCAATCATACTGGGCATAGGACCTGTCACTTCGGCAGCAGGTTTGGGAGCCTTGGCaggcttctccttcttctccttcttttccttcttctttgcgTCCTTCTCAGGCTTGCCAACAACAGCCTCCTTGATAGTTCCAGCAGCGTTGGTAGCGGCTTCAATAACGGCGCCGGTAGCAGCGCTGACGGCACCAGCAACGGAAGCGGCAGCACcctcagcagcagcagggaCGGACTCGGCGGTAGGGGCTgcggccttcttctcctttttcaccTTGGGAGCGGGAGCCTTGCGCTCGGGCGCAGGGAGTGTTGAGAGGTCAATCTCGAGGGTAGGGTAGGTGTTCGGAAGCTCTGACCGGGCAGAGGAGACTGAAGGGAGGGATTGGATATGGAGAAAGTATCGGAGGACAGCGGGGAAAGTGGGGTGTTGAGTAGCAGGGGCGTTGATCTATATAAAAATGTTAGGGGTTGTTGTAAAAGTTACGAACACAGTAATCAACTTGCCATGGAAgggtgaagatgagcgTAAAGACCGACATCAGCAGTAGAGGGATAGTTGGAGTAGAGATAAGTCAAAGGAGTGAGCTTCTCGTTGAGCGCCTGCGAGCAAAAGTCAGCTAATCATCCAGCTTCCATGTCAGATTGAGCTTACAGGAAGATCCTTGGCCAAGCCCTCAGTCTCGCCGACGAGCTTCTTAATAGCAGCCTTGTCCTTGTCGTTTAGTCCAACAAGAGAAAAGTCGGCATTGACGGCAGCGGAGATGAACTGCTGGACCTGCGAAGACATTTTTCGTACGGTTGTGATGGTGTTCGTTGTGCGAGTATGAATATATGCTCTGTTTATGAGGGTAGTGAGCATATATAGAAGCGGTcgtggaaagaagaggttcGATGAAATATAGAGGATCGAGATGTGTCCGAAGCAACAAACTGAGGGTGATGTGGAATTTTGGATTAATGTTAAAATGCTTATTTAAGATGTAACTAAGGTGAGTGGCGGGCTGAGGATTCTTCGCTTTTCTTCTGAATGGATTACTAGAGTACATTACAATtacatctcttcctttctcacttgcttctctccttctccgaCAAAAAGATGTCCGGCCAGCAGCCTCCCAGCTTCAACCCAGGCGCGTTCGAGTTCCGTCCGGGACAGACACCCTTCGTCCCCaggcagcagcagcaacagcagcagtaCGACCCGTACGGCCAGCAGCAGGGCGGATATCCCCAGTACGGACAGTATGGCCAGCAGCAGGGATACCCTCAATACGGGCAGTACGGCGGTTACCCTCAGCAGCAAGGCTACCCTGTTCCCGGCGCTCCCGGTGCTCCCGGTGCTCCTGGTGCCGGTCCTAGGGCTTACCAGCCTCCGCAAGTCAGGAATGTCCAAGGTTTCCAGCCTCCCagcttttcttcatcacctgCGCCCCCTCCAGACGCAAAGGCTCCTGCAGGCAAACCCGTCTCGTTATCCATCGGTGGCGCTCCTAAAGCTGCTCCCAGCTTGTCTATCGGAGGTGCCCCAAAGGCTGCACCTAAAGCGGCTCCTAGCTTGAGTATTGGCGGCGCTCCCAAGGCTGCTCCGAGCT from Cryptococcus decagattii chromosome 6, complete sequence harbors:
- a CDS encoding methionine-tRNA ligase, beta subunit, with translation MSSQVQQFISAAVNADFSLVGLNDKDKAAIKKLVGETEGLAKDLPALNEKLTPLTYLYSNYPSTADVGLYAHLHPSMINAPATQHPTFPAVLRYFLHIQSLPSVSSARSELPNTYPTLEIDLSTLPAPERKAPAPKVKKEKKAAAPTAESVPAAAEGAAASVAGAVSAATGAVIEAATNAAGTIKEAVVGKPEKDAKKKEKKEKKEKPAKAPKPAAEVTGPMPSMIDMRVGKVLDVKRHPDADSLYVETIDVGEPEPRTVCSGLVKYMSEDEIRGATVVVICNLKPVTMRGVKSFAMLLCASSKDGKEEGGVQFVLPPEGSQPGERIYFEGEKYENATPEPQLNPKKKVFETIQPDFITLENREAAWIDPETKSVHRIRTKDGVLKSQSFVGASLS